In Vibrio hippocampi, the following are encoded in one genomic region:
- a CDS encoding ABC transporter ATP-binding protein, translated as MASVTFKNLTKSYDETHVVKGIDLEVKHGEFIVLLGPSGCGKSTTLRMLAGLEDISGGEVYIDNLLVNGLHPIERNIAMVFQSYALYPHMTVEENIGFGLENMKVAKEKRKEMVAQVADVLELTTLLQRKPKDLSGGQRQRVAMGRAMVRTPKVFLFDEPLSNLDAKLRGQMRKEIRALHERVKTTVIYVTHDQVEAMTLADRIVILNNGKIEQVGTPKEIYESPRTQFVAKFIGSPEINVFDVDSMDMCQYIPNQYIPTLTKTIGIRPQWFTLESEEIPAEYRGSMQAKVHGFEHLGSVTHLECYVENKKVNAEVKFIEEDVEGEITLHFDLRKLHYFDINEITTL; from the coding sequence GATAGACCTCGAAGTTAAACATGGTGAGTTCATCGTTTTATTAGGCCCATCTGGTTGCGGGAAATCTACAACTTTAAGGATGTTGGCAGGTTTAGAAGACATTAGTGGAGGTGAGGTTTATATCGATAATCTCCTAGTGAACGGACTGCATCCAATTGAAAGAAATATAGCTATGGTTTTCCAAAGCTATGCTCTCTACCCTCATATGACCGTTGAAGAAAATATCGGATTTGGATTAGAAAATATGAAGGTCGCGAAGGAGAAGAGAAAAGAAATGGTTGCTCAAGTAGCTGATGTGCTTGAATTGACAACGCTTTTACAACGTAAACCTAAAGATCTTTCCGGTGGTCAAAGACAGCGTGTTGCAATGGGGCGCGCAATGGTTAGAACTCCAAAAGTATTTCTGTTTGACGAACCACTATCAAATTTGGACGCAAAATTGCGAGGCCAAATGAGAAAGGAAATTCGTGCTCTACATGAGAGAGTTAAAACTACGGTTATTTATGTGACACATGATCAAGTAGAGGCGATGACATTAGCAGACCGAATTGTGATTTTGAATAATGGTAAAATAGAACAAGTAGGAACACCAAAAGAGATTTATGAATCTCCTAGAACTCAATTTGTAGCTAAGTTTATTGGTAGTCCAGAAATTAATGTTTTTGATGTTGATTCAATGGATATGTGCCAATACATACCTAATCAATATATACCTACCTTAACAAAAACCATTGGTATTAGACCTCAATGGTTCACTCTTGAATCCGAGGAAATACCTGCAGAATATCGTGGTTCAATGCAAGCGAAAGTACATGGCTTTGAACATCTAGGGTCAGTGACGCACCTAGAGTGTTACGTAGAAAACAAAAAGGTCAATGCTGAAGTGAAGTTTATTGAGGAAGACGTGGAAGGTGAAATCACACTCCACTTTGATCTCAGGAAGCTACATTACTTTGATATTAATGAAATAACAACTCTATAA